In the Brassica napus cultivar Da-Ae chromosome A7, Da-Ae, whole genome shotgun sequence genome, one interval contains:
- the LOC106433381 gene encoding uncharacterized protein LOC106433381, protein MDPAGASVANVIGGSEGEKFAKGNIYSVKLITGDEFRGIVMAYDPIPNFVVFEEGSKPRPGHSKNTRMVNASFITGLSYLGKTEEPLLRDSCWVNLDGLRAKEALAVRQAEADAERMGVGVTAEAQSIFDALSKTLPVQWEKSDILVMKEVRVRSPYLSDSVFGGTDAANNRVKKVLELERRRLQLFGT, encoded by the exons ATGGATCCAGCAGGAGCGTCGGTGGCCAACGTCATCGGAGGAAGCGAAGGCGAGAAATTCGCTAAAGGGAATATCTACTCGGTGAAGCTAATCACCGGAGATGAGTTCAGAGGAATCGTCATGGCCTACGATCCAATCCCCAACTTCGTCGTTTTCG AAGAGGGTTCGAAACCGAGACCTGGGCACTCGAAGAACACTCGGATGGTGAACGCGAGTTTCATTACAGGGCTTTCGTATCTGGGCAAAACCGAGGAGCCGCTTCTTAGGGACAGCTGTTGGGTTAATCTCGACGGTctccgagctaaagaagcactTGCTGTCAG GCAAGCGGAAGCGGATGCTGAGAGGATGGGTGTTGGTGTTACCGCTGAGGCGCAGAGTATCTTCGACGCCTTGTCTAAGAC GCTTCCGGTGCAATGGGAAAAGTCAGACATATTGGTGATGAAAGAAGTACGGGTACGTAGCCCCTATCTTTCCGATTCTGTCTTTGGAGGAACTGATGCTGCCAACAACCGAGTCAAGAAAGTG CTTGAGCTGGAGAGACGAAGGTTGCAACTCTTTGGCACATGA
- the LOC106433391 gene encoding MLP-like protein 423, with protein MGLSGVLHVEVEVKSPAEKFWVALGDGINLFPKEFPKDYKTMQVLAGDGNSPGSIRLIIYGEGSPLVKVSAERIETVDLENKSMTYSIIGGEMLEYYKTFKGTITVTPKGGGSILKWSAEFEKTGHEIEDPHVIKDFAVKNFKEIDEYLLKQSSV; from the exons ATGGGATTGAGTGGTGTTCTTCATGTGGAGGTTGAGGTTAAGTCTCCAGCAGAAAAGTTCTGGGTTGCACTCGGTGACGGTATCAATCTCTTTCCCAAAGAGTTCCCTAAGGACTACAAAACAATGCAAGTTCTTGCCGGAGATGGCAACTCTCCTGGCTCCATTCGCCTCATTATTTATGGAGAAG GATCCCCACTGGTGAAAGTATCGGCGGAGAGAATCGAAACAGTGGATCTGGAAAACAAAAGCATGACGTACAGCATCATCGGCGGTGAAATGTTGGAATACTATAAGACATTCAAAGGAACCATCACCGTTACTCCCAAGGGCGGTGGCAGCATTTTGAAATGGTCTGCTGAGTTTGAGAAGACCGGCCATGAGATTGAAGATCCACACGTCATCAAGGACTTTGCTGTCAAGAACTTCAAAGAGATCGATGAGTATCTCCTTAAACAATCCAGCGTCTAA